The proteins below are encoded in one region of Desulfonatronum thioautotrophicum:
- a CDS encoding KpsF/GutQ family sugar-phosphate isomerase, whose product MDVEIAGLAAVRDDLGQGFLDALETLACCSGRVVVIGLGKSGLVGRKIAATFSSTGSPAFFLHPVEGAHGDLGMIRPEDVALAISNSGETDELNAILPALRSLGVRIVAVTRDERSSLAGLSDIVIKVAVPKEACPLGLAPTASTTAALAVGDALAVGLIHWKRFDACAFRRCHPGGTLGQRLRLLIQDVMHRDNLPVVRSGVSLAHALNVLNTGGLGTVAIIDELGRLKGILTDGDVRRLVCHNRLNTENDVDTAMTVSPRSVLPGQTAALALDVMESAAITVLPVVGTDGLLCGMVHLHDLLGKGGVTFSR is encoded by the coding sequence ATGGATGTGGAGATTGCCGGTCTGGCTGCTGTGCGCGATGATCTGGGCCAAGGCTTTTTGGATGCCCTGGAAACGCTGGCGTGTTGCTCCGGCCGGGTCGTGGTCATCGGGCTGGGCAAATCCGGTCTGGTGGGTCGAAAGATTGCCGCAACCTTCAGCAGCACCGGATCCCCGGCTTTCTTTCTGCACCCCGTGGAAGGAGCTCATGGCGATCTGGGCATGATTCGGCCTGAGGACGTGGCCCTGGCCATTTCCAACAGTGGTGAAACCGACGAGTTGAACGCAATTCTGCCCGCTTTGCGCTCCCTGGGCGTACGCATCGTGGCCGTAACCCGAGATGAACGCTCTTCACTGGCAGGACTGAGCGACATCGTCATCAAGGTTGCCGTTCCCAAGGAGGCCTGTCCTTTGGGGTTGGCCCCCACGGCCAGCACCACCGCGGCTTTGGCCGTGGGCGATGCTTTGGCCGTAGGTTTGATCCACTGGAAACGGTTTGACGCCTGCGCCTTTCGACGCTGTCATCCCGGAGGCACCCTTGGACAGCGATTACGCTTGTTGATCCAGGACGTCATGCACCGGGACAACCTTCCCGTGGTACGCTCCGGAGTCTCCCTTGCCCATGCCCTGAACGTGCTCAACACCGGCGGCTTGGGTACCGTGGCAATCATCGACGAGCTCGGCCGCCTCAAGGGCATCCTCACGGACGGGGATGTTCGCCGTCTGGTTTGCCACAATCGCCTGAATACCGAGAACGACGTGGACACGGCCATGACCGTTTCTCCACGCAGTGTCCTTCCGGGCCAAACAGCCGCTCTCGCTTTGGACGTCATGGAGTCTGCAGCAATCACTGTCCTGCCCGTGGTGGGGACAGATGGTCTGCTCTGCGGAATGGTCCACCTGCACGATCTGTTGGGCAAGGGAGGCGTCACGTTTTCCCGTTGA
- the purF gene encoding amidophosphoribosyltransferase, with translation MKREYCGLVGISGHPEAARMAYFGLYALQHRGQESAGIVTWDGTKLREQRGMGLVADVFNERHLGKELKGSIAVGHIRYSTTGASLLRNAQPFMVRFGDYRIAIGHNGNLVNAQDLRLELEEQGSIFQTTMDSEVIVHLIARNLNGKSLEEAIALACSRIKGAYSLVILANNKLIALRDPLGFRPLALGRMGDAYVVASETCAFDLLEAEHLRCIEPGEMVVIEDRCFTSRRFAETVPTKSCIFELVYFARPDSLVFGKEVYASRKTMGELLAQEAPVDADFIMPFPDSGMYAAVGYAQASGMPFELGMIRNHYIGRTFIQPSQDMRDFGVRVKLNPVRSLIKNKRLVIIEDSIVRGTTIRTRVKKLRELGAREIHMRVSCPPIRHPCFFGIDFSSKGELIASNHPVPDIARYIGLDSLHYLSIDGLLTAAGKDIGYCMACFDGNYPVEVNAACSKMCLEDKCCG, from the coding sequence ATGAAACGAGAATACTGCGGACTCGTGGGCATCTCCGGACATCCGGAAGCGGCAAGGATGGCCTATTTCGGACTATACGCCCTGCAGCATCGCGGCCAGGAGAGTGCGGGCATCGTGACCTGGGACGGAACCAAACTCCGGGAACAGCGGGGCATGGGACTGGTAGCCGACGTCTTCAACGAACGCCATCTGGGCAAGGAGCTCAAAGGGTCCATTGCCGTGGGCCATATCCGATACTCCACCACCGGGGCCTCCCTGCTGCGCAATGCCCAGCCGTTCATGGTCCGTTTTGGTGATTACCGGATAGCCATTGGTCACAATGGCAACCTGGTCAACGCCCAGGATTTGCGTTTGGAGTTGGAAGAACAGGGATCCATTTTTCAGACCACCATGGACAGCGAGGTCATTGTTCACCTCATCGCGCGCAACCTGAACGGCAAATCCCTGGAAGAAGCCATCGCCCTGGCCTGTTCCCGAATCAAGGGAGCCTACTCGCTGGTCATTCTCGCCAACAACAAACTCATTGCCCTGCGCGATCCCCTGGGCTTCCGCCCTCTGGCGCTGGGCCGGATGGGAGATGCCTATGTGGTTGCCTCGGAAACCTGCGCTTTCGATCTGCTGGAGGCTGAACATCTGCGGTGCATCGAACCCGGAGAAATGGTCGTTATCGAGGACCGCTGTTTCACCTCGCGCCGATTCGCCGAGACTGTTCCAACCAAGTCCTGTATTTTCGAACTGGTCTATTTTGCCCGCCCTGATTCCCTGGTTTTCGGCAAAGAGGTCTATGCAAGCCGAAAAACCATGGGAGAACTCCTGGCCCAGGAAGCCCCGGTGGACGCGGACTTCATCATGCCTTTTCCGGATTCCGGAATGTATGCGGCAGTTGGCTATGCCCAGGCATCAGGCATGCCCTTCGAACTGGGCATGATTCGTAATCACTATATCGGACGGACCTTCATTCAACCCTCCCAGGACATGCGGGACTTTGGCGTTCGGGTCAAACTCAACCCGGTGCGTTCCCTGATCAAGAACAAGCGGCTGGTGATCATCGAAGATTCTATTGTCCGGGGCACGACCATCCGGACCAGAGTCAAGAAACTCCGCGAGCTTGGTGCCCGGGAAATCCATATGCGTGTCAGCTGTCCACCCATTCGCCACCCCTGTTTTTTCGGGATTGATTTTTCCTCCAAAGGCGAACTGATCGCCTCCAACCATCCGGTGCCGGATATTGCCCGGTATATCGGTCTGGACAGCCTGCACTACTTAAGCATCGATGGCCTGTTGACCGCCGCTGGAAAGGATATAGGCTATTGTATGGCATGTTTTGACGGAAACTACCCAGTTGAGGTGAATGCGGCCTGCTCCAAGATGTGCCTGGAGGACAAATGCTGCGGTTGA
- the brnA gene encoding type II toxin-antitoxin system BrnA family antitoxin: MDLDSPLKAEEFDRRFDNREDVSDYLDFSQAKRPGLEKQTISFSFPSWMISSMADQAKILGVSAEAMVTIWISEKLRKTHRHTFQEHPQ; the protein is encoded by the coding sequence ATGGACCTGGACTCTCCACTGAAAGCCGAAGAGTTTGATCGACGTTTCGATAATAGAGAAGATGTTTCCGATTATCTTGATTTCTCACAAGCAAAAAGGCCTGGCTTGGAAAAACAAACCATTTCCTTTTCCTTTCCGAGCTGGATGATCTCGTCCATGGCTGATCAAGCTAAAATCCTCGGGGTCTCCGCGGAAGCCATGGTAACCATTTGGATTTCCGAAAAATTACGAAAAACGCACCGCCACACCTTTCAGGAACACCCTCAATGA
- the carB gene encoding carbamoyl-phosphate synthase large subunit yields MPKRTDLRRILLIGSGPIVIGQACEFDYSGTQALKALKEEGYEVILVNSNPATIMTDPELADKTYIEPIDPEVVAKIIARERPDALLPTLGGQTGLNTGLALAESGVLQKYGVELIGATQEAIRKAESREEFRQAMQNIGLKVPKSLIARNMDQVRQAAQEINFPIIIRPAFTLGGTGGGIAYNQEDLEALAEQGLTASIKTEVMLEESILGWKEFELEVMRDKNDNCVIICSIENLDPMGVHTGDSVTVAPAQTLTDAEYQRMRNASLAIMREIGVETGGSNVQFAVNPKNGDLVVIEMNPRVSRSSALASKATGFPIAKIAAKLAVGYTLDELPNDITRETMASFEPAIDYCVIKIPRFTFEKFPGSQDFLTTSMKSVGETMAIGRTFKEALQKGMRSLEVGVTGLSSDLSQSVPDHETILSKLRLPHSKRLFVLRQALVAGIGEQEIFDATGIDPWFIRQIAEIVDFEGELKQFVLAENLSPSNPNMADILRRAKEMGFSDAQLAAAWKRTETDIRKLRQDLDVLPTYKLVDTCAAEFEAYTPYYYSTYEQESETRASAQGSNGRKVIILGGGPNRIGQGIEFDYCCVHASYSLREMGVESIMVNSNPETVSTDYDTSDRLYFEPLTFEDVLNIVETEKPEGVIVQFGGQTPLNLAVPLMRAGVPILGTSPDSIDRAEDRERFQALLQKLELRQPDNGTAMTPDEAIVIAGRIGYPVVVRPSYVLGGRAMEIVFDEAQLRSYFTEAAQVCPGHPILIDKFLQHAIEVDVDALSDGQDTLVAGIMEHIEEAGIHSGDSACVLPPHTLSEEIINEIRRQTEALARELGVIGLMNIQYAVQDGTIYILEVNPRASRTAPFVSKATGLPLAKLATRIMLGQKLKDLGIPSQVPLKYISVKESVFPFRRFPGVDVLLGPEMRSTGEVMGIDESFGLAFMKSQLAAGQRLPESGTVFISVNDADKQDVLPVARIFQDLGFRILATKGTADLLQNNGLGAQRVFKVHEGRPHVVDHIKNKAIDLVINTSSGKKTVHDSSSIRQTTLLYGIPYTTTLAGAKAMAQALQELKGRGMEVKSLQEYHQG; encoded by the coding sequence ATGCCAAAACGCACCGACCTTCGCCGCATCCTGCTCATCGGCTCCGGCCCCATCGTCATCGGTCAAGCCTGTGAATTCGACTATTCCGGAACCCAAGCCCTCAAGGCCCTCAAGGAAGAAGGCTACGAAGTCATCCTGGTCAACTCCAATCCGGCCACAATCATGACCGATCCGGAACTGGCCGACAAAACCTATATCGAACCTATTGACCCAGAGGTCGTGGCCAAGATCATCGCCCGGGAACGCCCGGACGCCTTGCTGCCCACCCTGGGTGGCCAGACCGGCTTGAACACCGGCCTGGCACTGGCCGAATCCGGTGTACTGCAAAAGTATGGCGTGGAACTCATCGGAGCGACTCAGGAAGCCATACGCAAGGCTGAGAGCCGGGAAGAATTCCGCCAAGCCATGCAGAACATCGGTCTGAAGGTACCCAAAAGCCTGATCGCCAGGAACATGGACCAAGTCCGTCAGGCAGCTCAGGAAATCAATTTCCCGATTATCATTCGTCCGGCCTTCACCCTGGGCGGCACCGGCGGCGGCATAGCCTACAACCAGGAAGACCTGGAAGCCCTGGCAGAACAGGGATTGACCGCCAGCATCAAGACCGAGGTCATGCTGGAAGAATCCATCCTGGGCTGGAAGGAATTCGAGTTGGAGGTGATGCGAGACAAGAACGACAACTGCGTGATCATCTGCTCCATCGAGAATCTGGACCCCATGGGCGTGCATACCGGGGACTCCGTCACCGTCGCCCCGGCCCAGACCCTGACCGACGCCGAGTACCAGCGGATGCGCAATGCTTCCCTGGCCATCATGCGGGAGATCGGCGTGGAAACCGGGGGGTCCAACGTCCAGTTCGCTGTCAATCCAAAAAATGGTGACCTGGTTGTCATTGAAATGAATCCCAGGGTCTCCCGCTCCTCTGCTCTGGCTTCCAAAGCCACTGGCTTTCCCATTGCCAAGATCGCGGCCAAATTGGCCGTGGGCTATACCCTGGATGAGCTGCCCAATGACATCACCCGGGAAACAATGGCCTCCTTTGAACCGGCCATCGATTACTGCGTAATCAAAATCCCCCGCTTCACTTTTGAAAAATTTCCAGGCTCCCAAGACTTCCTGACCACGTCCATGAAGAGCGTAGGCGAGACCATGGCCATCGGCCGGACCTTCAAGGAAGCCCTGCAAAAAGGCATGCGCTCCCTGGAAGTAGGCGTCACGGGGCTCAGCTCGGATCTTTCCCAGTCCGTCCCGGACCATGAAACCATTCTCAGCAAGTTGCGCCTGCCCCATTCCAAGCGATTGTTCGTTCTGCGCCAGGCACTGGTGGCCGGTATCGGCGAACAGGAAATCTTTGATGCCACGGGCATCGATCCCTGGTTCATCCGCCAGATCGCGGAGATCGTGGACTTTGAAGGCGAGCTGAAGCAGTTCGTTTTGGCCGAAAACCTGTCTCCGTCCAACCCGAACATGGCGGACATCCTGCGCCGAGCAAAAGAGATGGGCTTTTCCGACGCCCAACTGGCCGCGGCCTGGAAACGGACCGAGACGGACATTCGCAAATTGCGCCAGGATTTGGACGTCCTACCCACCTACAAGCTGGTGGACACCTGCGCCGCGGAATTCGAGGCCTATACGCCTTACTATTATTCCACCTATGAGCAGGAAAGCGAGACAAGGGCAAGTGCCCAAGGCAGCAACGGGCGTAAGGTGATCATTCTCGGCGGCGGACCGAACCGCATCGGCCAGGGCATCGAGTTCGACTACTGTTGTGTCCACGCCTCTTACTCCCTGCGGGAAATGGGCGTGGAATCAATCATGGTCAATTCCAACCCCGAAACCGTGAGCACGGACTACGACACCTCGGACCGCCTCTATTTCGAGCCCCTGACCTTCGAGGACGTGCTGAACATCGTGGAAACCGAGAAGCCCGAAGGAGTGATCGTCCAGTTTGGCGGTCAGACGCCTTTGAACCTGGCCGTGCCCCTGATGCGAGCCGGTGTGCCGATCCTGGGCACCAGCCCGGACAGCATCGACCGGGCCGAGGACCGGGAACGCTTCCAGGCCCTGCTCCAGAAGCTGGAGCTGCGCCAGCCGGACAACGGCACGGCCATGACTCCTGACGAGGCCATCGTCATCGCCGGACGCATCGGCTATCCGGTGGTGGTCCGGCCTTCCTACGTCCTTGGCGGGCGGGCCATGGAAATTGTCTTTGACGAGGCTCAGCTCCGTTCCTATTTCACCGAGGCGGCCCAGGTCTGCCCCGGCCATCCGATTCTGATCGACAAGTTCCTGCAGCACGCCATTGAGGTGGACGTAGACGCTCTCAGCGACGGACAGGACACGCTGGTGGCCGGGATCATGGAGCACATCGAAGAAGCCGGAATCCACTCCGGCGATTCGGCCTGTGTTCTGCCCCCGCACACCTTGTCCGAAGAGATCATCAATGAAATCCGTCGTCAGACCGAGGCCTTGGCCAGGGAGCTGGGCGTGATCGGGTTGATGAACATTCAGTACGCGGTCCAGGATGGGACGATCTACATTCTGGAGGTCAATCCTCGGGCCTCGCGCACTGCGCCTTTTGTCAGCAAGGCCACCGGCCTGCCCCTGGCCAAGCTGGCCACCCGGATCATGCTCGGCCAAAAACTGAAGGATTTAGGCATCCCGAGCCAGGTTCCACTCAAATACATTTCGGTCAAGGAGTCCGTCTTCCCGTTCCGCCGTTTTCCCGGCGTGGACGTGCTTCTGGGGCCGGAAATGCGCTCCACTGGAGAGGTCATGGGCATTGATGAAAGCTTTGGCCTGGCCTTTATGAAAAGCCAATTGGCCGCGGGGCAACGCCTTCCCGAATCCGGCACGGTATTCATCTCCGTAAACGACGCGGACAAACAGGATGTCCTGCCCGTGGCCCGAATCTTCCAAGACCTGGGTTTCCGCATCCTGGCCACCAAGGGCACGGCAGACCTGCTCCAGAACAACGGACTCGGGGCCCAACGTGTCTTCAAGGTTCACGAGGGCCGTCCTCATGTTGTGGACCACATCAAGAACAAGGCCATCGACCTGGTGATCAACACCTCGTCCGGAAAGAAGACCGTTCACGACTCCTCCTCCATCCGGCAGACCACCCTACTCTACGGCATCCCCTACACCACCACCCTGGCCGGAGCCAAAGCCATGGCCCAGGCTCTCCAGGAACTCAAAGGCAGGGGCATGGAAGTGAAGAGCTTGCAGGAGTATCACCAGGGGTGA
- a CDS encoding long-chain-fatty-acid--CoA ligase, which yields MIDVSSPWRKFYDPEIPTPFDPEIIAIHELLIRSARKTPQRKAIVFQNWSATYGEFDRLTGVMAANLRKNGLEAGSRVAVLLPNLPQTLITYFAILKAGGVVVMMNPLYMEKELSDQVTDSSAEFLVTLDLLWPKVTGLRGHTHFKKIIVTSIADALGFPLRQLYKLKAWKQGMGKDVPTDDPNILSWPEILKGHDVYSHVVSDPGTDLAMLQYTGGTTGVPKGVMLSHANLTANVQQSLAMLPKLKDSRHTLLAVLPFFHIFGLTVCMNFAVGLGATIIPFPRLVVADLLKAIQKYKPTIFPAVPAIFVAMIQHKNLGQYRLSSIDYCISGSAPLPVEIMQKFQKLTGAEIIEGYGLTEASPVTHLNPLDGKHKPGSIGIPVPGTEAAIVDMEGGAVPVPTGKLGELVVRGPQVMQGYWNRADETASTIRNGWLYTGDIATMDEDGFCFIVDRKKDLIITGGYNVYPRDVDEVLYEHPKVKEAVAVGIPHPTRGEIVKAFIVPKDGEVIEQSEIIEFCSKRLAKYKVPRRVEFRGELPKTLVGKVLRRALRQEELEKMEQRGTKRVKD from the coding sequence ATGATCGACGTCTCCAGTCCTTGGCGGAAGTTTTATGATCCTGAAATTCCGACACCCTTCGACCCCGAGATCATTGCCATTCATGAGTTGTTGATCCGATCAGCGCGGAAAACACCGCAGCGCAAGGCCATCGTCTTTCAGAACTGGTCGGCGACCTATGGGGAATTTGACCGATTGACAGGGGTTATGGCCGCGAATCTTCGAAAAAACGGCTTGGAAGCAGGAAGCCGGGTTGCTGTGCTGCTGCCGAATCTGCCGCAGACCTTGATCACCTACTTTGCCATCCTCAAGGCCGGGGGCGTGGTGGTGATGATGAATCCATTGTATATGGAAAAAGAACTCTCCGATCAGGTCACGGACAGTTCGGCGGAGTTTCTTGTTACCTTGGACCTCCTGTGGCCAAAGGTAACCGGACTGCGCGGACATACCCATTTCAAGAAAATCATTGTTACCAGCATTGCCGACGCCCTGGGATTTCCCCTACGTCAGCTTTACAAGCTCAAGGCCTGGAAGCAGGGCATGGGCAAGGACGTCCCCACGGACGATCCGAACATCCTGTCCTGGCCGGAGATCCTCAAGGGACATGACGTTTACAGCCATGTTGTCTCCGATCCGGGCACTGACTTGGCCATGCTCCAATACACCGGCGGAACCACCGGAGTGCCGAAGGGCGTGATGCTTTCCCATGCCAATCTGACCGCCAATGTCCAACAAAGTCTGGCCATGCTGCCCAAGCTCAAGGACTCCCGGCACACCCTCTTGGCCGTGCTGCCGTTTTTTCACATTTTCGGCCTGACGGTCTGCATGAATTTTGCCGTGGGACTGGGGGCGACCATCATCCCCTTCCCCAGACTGGTGGTGGCCGACTTGCTCAAGGCCATTCAGAAATACAAGCCCACGATTTTTCCTGCCGTTCCGGCCATCTTTGTGGCCATGATCCAGCACAAGAATCTTGGCCAGTACAGGCTGTCTTCCATTGATTACTGCATTTCCGGATCAGCGCCGCTCCCCGTGGAAATCATGCAAAAATTTCAGAAATTGACCGGAGCCGAGATCATCGAAGGGTACGGCCTGACTGAAGCATCACCGGTGACCCACCTTAATCCTTTGGACGGCAAGCACAAGCCCGGTTCCATCGGCATCCCGGTCCCGGGCACCGAGGCGGCCATCGTCGATATGGAAGGTGGGGCAGTACCCGTTCCCACGGGCAAGCTGGGTGAACTGGTGGTCCGAGGTCCCCAGGTCATGCAGGGGTACTGGAACCGGGCCGACGAGACCGCCTCCACCATCCGCAATGGCTGGCTGTATACCGGCGATATCGCCACCATGGATGAGGACGGATTCTGCTTCATCGTGGACCGCAAGAAGGATCTGATCATCACCGGCGGTTACAACGTGTACCCCAGAGACGTGGACGAGGTGCTCTACGAACATCCCAAGGTCAAGGAGGCCGTGGCTGTGGGCATTCCCCATCCCACACGGGGTGAAATCGTGAAGGCGTTCATCGTGCCTAAAGATGGTGAAGTGATCGAACAGTCTGAAATCATCGAGTTCTGCTCCAAGAGGCTGGCCAAGTACAAGGTACCCCGGCGGGTGGAATTCCGCGGCGAGTTGCCTAAAACCCTGGTGGGCAAGGTGTTGCGTCGGGCCTTGCGACAGGAAGAGCTGGAAAAAATGGAGCAGCGGGGCACGAAACGTGTGAAAGACTGA
- the cimA gene encoding citramalate synthase: MNNISIYDTTLRDGAQSEDLHLSTEDKIRIARKLDELGIAYIEGGWPVSNPTDLHFFKDIKNYDLKIARVACFGSTHNPKSTPDKDPNLKAVLQARTEVVTLFGKTWDIHVQEALRTTLEHNLEIIAGSLAHVRPEVRELFFDAEHFFDGFKARPEYALQCLRKAWEAGADVLVLCDTNGGCLPQEIGEITSRVQEALPGAKLGIHTHNDSETAVASSLIAVSKGAVQVQGTINGYGERCGNANLCSVIPNLELKMGCTCLPEGHLPLITSTAHFVSEVANLKPFPRQPFVGNSAFAHKGGIHVSAVTRNPMTYEHIQPELVGNKQRILLSDLAGRSNILFKAKQFGFHLEKDDPFVSELLAEIKQRESTGYEYAAAEASFELLLNQTLGRMRRYFSLLSFRVIDARHEDQAQPWAEATVMLKVGGVVEHTAAAGQGPVNALDHALRKALERFYPNLKEMRLVDFKVRVLSGRSGTASHVRVLIESGDSHSSWITVGVSHNIIEASWQALEDSMNYKLFKDDQRKLDQITAEK; the protein is encoded by the coding sequence ATGAACAATATCAGCATCTACGACACCACGTTGCGGGACGGAGCGCAGTCCGAAGATCTGCACCTTTCCACCGAAGACAAGATCCGCATCGCCCGGAAGCTGGATGAGCTGGGGATTGCCTACATCGAGGGCGGCTGGCCCGTTTCCAACCCCACGGATCTGCATTTTTTCAAGGACATCAAGAACTACGACCTGAAAATCGCCCGTGTGGCCTGTTTCGGCAGCACCCACAACCCCAAAAGCACACCGGACAAGGACCCGAATTTGAAGGCAGTGCTGCAGGCGCGGACCGAGGTGGTCACCCTGTTTGGCAAGACCTGGGACATCCATGTCCAGGAGGCGTTGCGCACCACCCTGGAGCACAACCTGGAAATCATCGCCGGCTCCCTGGCCCATGTCCGGCCCGAAGTCCGGGAGCTATTCTTCGATGCCGAGCATTTTTTCGACGGTTTCAAGGCCCGGCCGGAGTATGCCCTGCAGTGCCTGCGCAAGGCCTGGGAGGCCGGTGCGGATGTTTTGGTGCTCTGCGACACCAACGGCGGCTGCCTGCCCCAGGAGATTGGGGAGATCACATCCCGGGTCCAGGAAGCCCTTCCCGGAGCCAAGCTGGGCATTCACACCCATAATGATTCCGAAACCGCCGTGGCCAGTTCACTGATTGCCGTCAGCAAGGGCGCGGTCCAGGTTCAGGGAACCATCAATGGTTACGGAGAACGCTGCGGCAATGCCAATCTCTGTTCCGTGATTCCCAATTTGGAACTGAAAATGGGCTGCACCTGTCTGCCCGAGGGGCACCTGCCCCTGATCACGTCCACGGCCCACTTCGTGTCCGAGGTGGCCAACCTCAAGCCCTTCCCCCGCCAGCCCTTTGTGGGCAACTCCGCCTTCGCGCACAAAGGCGGCATCCATGTCAGCGCCGTGACGCGCAACCCGATGACCTACGAGCACATTCAACCTGAACTGGTGGGCAACAAGCAGCGCATTCTCCTCTCGGATCTGGCTGGACGCAGCAATATCCTGTTCAAGGCCAAGCAGTTCGGTTTTCACCTGGAAAAGGACGATCCGTTCGTCTCAGAGCTGTTGGCCGAAATCAAGCAGCGGGAAAGCACCGGCTACGAATACGCCGCGGCCGAGGCCTCTTTCGAACTGCTCCTGAACCAGACCCTGGGGCGGATGCGTCGATATTTCAGCTTACTCAGTTTCCGGGTTATCGACGCCCGCCACGAGGATCAGGCCCAGCCCTGGGCCGAAGCCACGGTCATGCTCAAGGTGGGCGGGGTGGTAGAGCACACTGCCGCGGCCGGGCAAGGCCCAGTCAACGCCCTGGACCACGCCCTGCGCAAGGCCCTGGAGCGTTTCTACCCCAACCTCAAGGAAATGCGCCTCGTGGATTTCAAGGTCCGGGTTCTCTCCGGGCGCTCCGGGACGGCTTCCCATGTCAGGGTGCTCATCGAATCCGGTGACTCCCATTCCAGCTGGATCACTGTTGGTGTTTCACACAACATCATCGAGGCCAGCTGGCAGGCCCTGGAAGATTCCATGAATTATAAACTGTTCAAGGACGACCAGCGCAAGCTGGATCAAATCACCGCGGAAAAATAG
- a CDS encoding aspartate kinase has translation MRIVVQKFGGTSVANLECMRQVLVKNKKILDQGAKLIVVLSAMAGETNRLLAMAREWSSHPDPWEMDSLVSTGEQVSVALFAMLLKEHGIRARSVLGHQAEILTDCSAGRARILGINTELIMELLEQYDVLVVAGFQGCDIRKRITTLGRGGSDTSAVALAAALRADLCEIFTDVDGVYTTDPNICPKARKINRITYDEMLEMASMGAKVLQIRSVQFAKKYQVPVHVRSTFSDEPGTIVTKEEEGMEEALVSSIAYDRDQARVTLMDVYDEPGVAATIFAPISDSDIVVDMIVQNPSREGRTDMTFTVPRGDLEGTIRILERLKTEIGAPAVVSDAGVSKVSIIGVGMRNHSGVAAMAFTALKNEGINILMISTSEIKISILLDEKYIELAVRTLHEAFGLDKPEIAATCEQT, from the coding sequence ATGCGGATCGTAGTTCAGAAATTCGGGGGCACATCCGTGGCCAACCTGGAATGCATGCGCCAGGTCCTGGTCAAAAATAAAAAAATTCTGGATCAAGGCGCCAAGCTGATCGTCGTTCTCTCGGCCATGGCCGGGGAGACCAACCGCCTTTTGGCCATGGCCAGGGAGTGGAGTTCTCATCCCGACCCATGGGAGATGGATTCCCTGGTCTCCACCGGGGAGCAGGTTTCCGTGGCGCTCTTTGCCATGCTGCTCAAGGAGCACGGCATTCGGGCCAGATCCGTACTCGGCCACCAGGCTGAAATCCTGACGGACTGCTCCGCGGGACGAGCCAGGATTCTCGGGATCAACACCGAACTGATCATGGAACTGTTGGAACAATACGATGTGCTGGTTGTCGCGGGATTTCAGGGTTGCGACATTCGCAAACGAATCACAACGCTGGGTCGCGGTGGTTCGGACACGTCTGCGGTTGCCTTGGCTGCCGCGCTCCGAGCCGATCTTTGTGAAATTTTCACGGACGTGGACGGAGTGTACACAACAGACCCGAACATTTGCCCCAAGGCTCGTAAAATCAACCGGATTACTTACGACGAGATGCTGGAGATGGCCAGCATGGGAGCCAAGGTGCTCCAGATTCGCTCCGTTCAATTCGCCAAAAAATACCAAGTTCCCGTGCATGTTCGTTCAACATTTTCCGACGAGCCGGGAACCATCGTCACCAAGGAGGAGGAAGGCATGGAAGAAGCGTTAGTGTCCAGCATCGCCTATGACAGGGATCAGGCACGGGTCACCTTGATGGACGTCTACGACGAGCCTGGGGTGGCGGCGACGATTTTCGCTCCCATTTCCGACTCGGACATCGTGGTGGACATGATCGTCCAGAATCCCAGCCGGGAAGGTCGCACGGACATGACCTTCACCGTCCCGCGGGGCGACCTGGAAGGAACCATCCGCATCCTCGAACGTCTAAAAACGGAAATCGGTGCTCCGGCGGTGGTTTCCGACGCCGGCGTGAGCAAGGTTTCCATCATTGGCGTCGGAATGCGCAACCACTCCGGAGTGGCGGCCATGGCCTTCACGGCCTTGAAAAACGAGGGCATCAATATCCTGATGATCAGCACTTCGGAAATCAAGATTTCCATCCTCCTGGACGAAAAATACATCGAACTGGCCGTGCGGACCCTGCACGAAGCGTTTGGCCTGGATAAACCGGAAATCGCGGCCACCTGTGAGCAGACATGA